The Aethina tumida isolate Nest 87 chromosome 5, icAetTumi1.1, whole genome shotgun sequence genomic sequence TAATACTTAATACTTAAGACTCATTGTTgaatatcttttcttattatatgAAGATTGTATTAACAATTAgggacaaatattattaaaattattaagcatatttatcaatatctCTGATCGAAAAGAGTGTTATATGAATtgaaaaactacaaaatatttaaaaaataaaataggaaactctatttaaaaattctaaaacaattcaatttcagCCAATCTTTGTAACATtggtttattcattattaattttgagtaatattgattataaaaatttttaaacaattcttatgtagtaaaataaatacatcacTTACATATGTAGTAATACCCCCTTAACAgtgatttatttcagtttcattataataaaagcaATGATCAAAATATAATCCAAGAATGAGAAATTAACAGCAAAGAACATACGATAACTAACACAGaaaggtaaataatattttaaacaggaATTAGATATGAActgttaaaagtttttactataaattgaatagtaatgtaataatattacctACTGAcctttgaatttattgatcaaatcaatttattaatttaagatggCACATGTTGGACCATGTGGTTTTTACACATTGACTCACATTGATAGACTAAAGGTACATTACACTAATGGTCTTGCTCCTTGTAAGTCTACGGTAACTTTGGACAAGCTTCGTTCAAAACTGCATcagaaataatgaaattggCCTCGAGTAAGGGAAGGTATAAAGCCATGCGCTCCGTCAGAGACCGTCTGTGCCCAACCGTCTGTCTGCTTTCAGCCAATGGGAATTGATTTTGCGTCCCACACCACACGGTTGTCAGTTGGGACGGTTgtgaattaaactaaaaattaaattaaaattaaatttataaatatgtgttttgCACTAATCTTTAACTAATTCAattgatttaaacatttttgtttttttttatttacattattattaaaaattttaaaaaatatatcaatctgatatgttaatttgatttttgaaaaatataaaaatatttttttaattattaatattaatatcattacactatttaatattttttgtcaattaattattagacaattaatgatgatttttcttaaataattgtaaatttttgtaatatttgaaactaataatttactgataaatttatatttttacagtaattttcaactaattctattatataattaaataattgattatgattataaatttgtattttcagtaacctttaactaatttaattgatttaaacacTTTTGTCTTTTTTCTGATCTTTCAATATTGGGTTTCCCTCTCAAGATCTGGatctaaattgttttatttacttaagcaccttcagaaatattaaaatatattatccaatctgatatgttaatttgatttttggaaaaaacatatttttttattattactcttATTATTATCTCTAATCTAATTGAAttctaaatagtaaataatatttagaattcaaTTAGAGTAGATTACCCTCTGTTCTACAGCCTCACAACTGACAAACGGTTCTAGCAAAAATCCAGGTAAAATGGTTTCTTTGTCAATGTACACCTACTTTTGCTTTGTTGCATTTTCTTCACTTCACAAAACTTTTACTAAAGTAATACTAATATCtcgattttataaatagcatATAGCTTgctgatatttaaaatatcatatacatatttatactgCTCTAGTTCAAGATTTGATAATAAcgacaaaaaaatgttacgacataagatatttatataataatacaatattttttattgattgtaaaaGTAAAGGTAAAAGTAACAATTGTTATTGgtatgataaatatatatttttcctacAATTCTTATCAATTGTAACTTGAATATGCAAtgaattgtgttttattttagataaaatttatggcATATGAAGGCATATATGTGAAACAATGAAACAATCAGGCAGAGTTATCTATCAATTTATCCAGTCcacataacaataaataacaatgtgAAAGAAAGTCTAATTAAGAATTTGAACTATTCAAAATCAATTTCTaaagtgtttattattaatatccaATTCAGGAACATGGTTACCAAGTTTTACTAACTGAATTTAAGCATACACCTCTTTATAAGAGTAgaatacatttatttgatattttttcacaaattatCTAATTGACTGCCCAGTATTGTTGCTGGaagatctaaattttaaaaacaatttattgtcaCAGATCTTGAATAAACTCTTCAGCAAATTCACCAATTAGTTGTCTGTTCTCTTTTTAATGGTATTTACATCTCTcgattattaaagaaatattaaatgctAATAATACTTTCGttccttatattttaaaaatgcttttatttTGTAGAAATAACTATGACAACTTATTACTCAAGgtctcttttttatttattatgaagttttatttatgataatactgttttttaaatgtttccttttaatttttgtcctgTAAGTTGATGTTTgtctgttttataataaagaattattattattatttatgtatgaaTTAAATACAGCAATAAGTTTTGcaacattgtaaaaataatgtcaaataataattcttttttctaATAACCATTTCAttcatatgtaattatttagacctaatttgaattatagaaTAAACAACGAAGGaggtattaaaaaacataattagccAAAAGTGACAAATAATTTGcacaaaaaagataaaatatataagccCAAAGGAAATCTTATTTACgatcaaagattaaatatattacataattatttaaacactgACTTACGTGTGGGTGTACAATTTTTCATCATGTTTTCATCGTTTTCATGCTCATCCATTTTACATATGCCTGCaacataatgaaaataagtttttgaaaaaagatAAAGAAGTTACTAACCTGTTATCACAAGAATATTATCAGATGGAAGGATGTAACAGGAAGCCGTTATTGACACATGGCGAGgttatgattgaataaatcagtaTTATTGGTTGCCTAAGTTGTGCATCAATATAATACAAGAGTGGTACTAACCAATGCTTTTATACTGAATTTTCTAGCCTTAGCCTTTAATTTCTAGAGCATGCAGGGCCAACGTACAAAAAACCAAGTAACATATGAAATCTAATCTTTCAAAGCTGTGAAACTATATTCATTCAATAATTTGGAACTAAATACTCCCAATGATATTGTCAATGCATTTGTGAAGCCCTTGACAGAAGAATTCAGGTGGATTACATTTATACTGATTCTGCACTTCACCTCATATCATTACATTCTTAGAATCTTACCTCAAATGGGGAAAAAACTATGTCTTTCTTTCCTTAAAGTATTATATGTGTTTTGGAGTACCACAAAGATCCATCCTTGGTCCTCTTCTTTTCAACCTCTTTATTTATGACGTGTTGTCTAAGTTAAATTGTCCTGCACTGGCCTATGCTGATGatgtcataatttataatagtatcAAGGATTCCTGTGGCACTGATTTGTGTCTGGTATTGAATGTAGATAAATGTTATTACATCGGCTtctctaaaaataatcattcttATACAAGGAATTGTACTTGTAGAGTGTTAGGTCACTCTATATGTCTGGATCACACAAGTTCttaacttattatattattacaatttacttataaaacatatattttcttatatacattgaataatttatttatataactttattgAGCCTCttttttgtattgttattgttgtttagagaaccaataaaatcatttacttatatatgccatgtttatataaatatatagtacgtttagtttaataaaatacatttatcaagctaattatttttattttatttattaataataaataccatTGCAATTTACAAGATTAAATTTCTCTTCCGTGTAATAGTAATACGATAAAAAAGCTTCCTgctgttttttaaattgttgaccACATGCAGTGGAAATGTCAGGCGATTCTCATTATCAATTTTGTGTATTCCAAAGTCCTCGAATCTGGAACAAGTCCCAGCCCCACCGGCCTTCCTGCCATTCCCATTGAATGTGAACTCAAAATTGTACCTCTTGTCTGGCCCAGATGTCAAAACGTACACTCCTACATGTAGGGCATCAACATCACCGTAGAACGCCAACAGAAACAACCCCTCATCATGTTTGACAATCTCCCTCCAGCAACGGTCACGAGATAAAACGGGCACGCAGTAACTCCTGTTCAAGTCCTCCAACAAGTAATGCTCGTTCCTTGCGTGTTGTTCCAGTTGTCTTGGAGTACCGTCCCACGTGCACTCATGCGTGAAGGCGAAAGGACAGAAATACTGCTTCCTTGCGCATTCGCCCTCGTGCACCCTCATCGCCGGACCCAAACCCTCGAATGTACACCCCGCGTCGGCGTACTTGCACGGAAAGTGCAGCTTCTCGAACAGACGTTCCAGACACAAGTTGCGGGCTCCCTGCTTGCAGCCTCTGCACATGGGGCATTGAGTGATCTTGTTGAAGCAGGACTCGCAATATAGGTGGCCGTTGGAGCACATGTTTATTGGGGGCTGCATGTAATTGAAGCAGACAGAACATTCGAATTCGCAGATcagattgtaattaatttgggACATGGTAATGGATTTTTGTTATCTGTTTTGCCTTATTTTACTGTTTGATTGTATCGGAGTTACTTTTCCCCatcaatatatacaaatttgtggcctttcaattatttacctCTTGATTTTATTGTGGATTTTGTTAATCCATTTGATTAGATGATGTTATTGgtaataattctatttattgtaCCTGTTTTATAGCTTCATACTACGAATCTCATCAAAAATTTGTTAcctactgttaaaataatatgtttagattaataaacaacaattatatgcatgtttatatgtttttttattattcaaatatattacgggctgtacaagatcatgacaaaatataaatacaattgaaataacaattaatgtacagtcatattatttatgaatagtatttgtatttacttacttaaattacaatgattttgatttttaacattattttaattgtttgcatcattgtcatcattaatttcatcaaTGTACAGTATATACAGTGTCACACTTTAAGAAGGCGATTGGAAGTGGTAGTTGTTGACAAGTTGTATCTACGAGGGCAAAATGACCAGAAAAGTTCTGCatctatgtaaaaaatatataataattgaattattgtataacaatttctaaattaaatttaaatattaaaataaaaagtattttattttgtatcaattcattataattagtattacAAATTCaactataaaatcaaatagatAAGCAACTGGCCTGTCTCGGCCagcaaaattttttgaaaggaggttttatattaaaaacagagGCTGTCAGttctttttctatattttgttttcaaagcGGCCATAGTAGAAAAACCGGCTTCGCAAAATACAGGATGTTAAACGTGTTACGAAATGCTCTTGTTTTCAGTGGAGAAAAAGCATGATCCATCcctgcataaaattttaaaacagatttattACCAAATACTCTTTTGACTGGGCCAGTTGCAGTGACCCCTGTGAATATTTCTTCTTCGTTGGGAGATATTCGGGATAAAAATGCACCATCTTCACAAATGCAGATAAAGTAGTTCGCTCTGCAGTTCCTGTTAATTCTAACACTTCTAATCTGTCTTCATCTAAagtcaacaatatttttgtgaacTGTTGTTAAATTCACTTGAGTTTCtactacaaaattttttattcctctcccttttttaaagttacatttttcctagataaaaaatttatcaatgagAAGTTATTTTGTATGGAACAAAGTTACTGATAGAATTGAcacagaaatattttcaacagaaaaaaagtcctaaaacttgataaaatttgGGCACCGA encodes the following:
- the LOC109605383 gene encoding E3 ubiquitin-protein ligase siah2, giving the protein MSQINYNLICEFECSVCFNYMQPPINMCSNGHLYCESCFNKITQCPMCRGCKQGARNLCLERLFEKLHFPCKYADAGCTFEGLGPAMRVHEGECARKQYFCPFAFTHECTWDGTPRQLEQHARNEHYLLEDLNRSYCVPVLSRDRCWREIVKHDEGLFLLAFYGDVDALHVGVYVLTSGPDKRYNFEFTFNGNGRKAGGAGTCSRFEDFGIHKIDNENRLTFPLHVVNNLKNSRKLFYRITITRKRNLIL